A genomic segment from Vicinamibacterales bacterium encodes:
- a CDS encoding 2-oxoacid:acceptor oxidoreductase subunit alpha, protein MSSTSVAAQDAAASSSARQTVNDFNIQVATVNGSGSQTANLVLFRSVFKMGIPVSGKNLFPSNIAGLPTWYTIRVSRDGYLARKPEVDVLVAMNTATAREDVMGLNPGAAVVYDEAMDLSAVRDDLTFYPVPFASLVAEACSDAKLRRLVRNMVYVGVLAKLFNIDLVHVEESLHGQLGRKVKALGLNQAALRGGYEYADEHLIKQDRFVLESMSETNGKILVDGNNAAALGAMMAGVTVVAWYPITPSSSLCETLIDYMGKYRVDKETGKATFAVVQAEDEIAAIGMTLGAGWAGARAMTSTSGPGISLMAEFTGLGYYAEVPAVIFDVQRVGPSTGLPTRTAQGDILSTAVLSHGDTKHLLLLPSSVAECYSMSLKAFDLAERFQTPVFVMSDLDLGVNSWMSEPFEYPTGPPDRGKLLDAETLKRLKEWGRYRDVDGDGVAYRSLPGDGMPAYFCRGSGHDAEARYSERADDYEKNLKRLATKFETARDAVPGPIIERESEGPIGVLAYGSSHWAVIESCDQLSHEADLDLTYCRLRSLPFSAELDDFIDRCERVYVVEQNRDAQMLSLMRMELSPERVAKLRSVLYFGGLPLDARSVTDIILASEGGELAPTASA, encoded by the coding sequence ATGTCGTCTACAAGTGTTGCGGCTCAGGATGCCGCAGCAAGTTCGTCAGCCCGCCAGACGGTCAACGATTTCAATATTCAAGTCGCCACGGTGAATGGGTCTGGGAGCCAGACAGCGAATCTTGTGCTCTTCCGGTCCGTCTTTAAGATGGGCATACCGGTTTCCGGTAAGAATCTGTTTCCTTCCAATATTGCGGGCTTACCAACGTGGTACACGATCCGTGTGAGTCGGGATGGCTATCTTGCTAGGAAACCCGAAGTTGATGTACTCGTTGCGATGAATACCGCGACCGCACGGGAAGATGTAATGGGACTCAATCCCGGCGCCGCTGTCGTTTACGACGAGGCGATGGATTTGAGTGCGGTTCGTGACGACCTGACCTTCTATCCGGTGCCATTTGCTAGCCTCGTGGCGGAGGCCTGTTCCGATGCAAAGCTTCGGAGGCTCGTCCGCAACATGGTTTATGTCGGGGTTTTGGCGAAGCTTTTTAATATCGACCTCGTTCATGTGGAGGAATCCCTTCACGGACAGCTTGGTCGTAAGGTGAAGGCCCTTGGGCTAAATCAGGCGGCACTAAGGGGTGGCTACGAGTACGCTGACGAACATTTGATTAAGCAGGACCGGTTCGTGCTTGAGTCCATGAGTGAGACGAACGGAAAAATTTTGGTCGACGGTAACAATGCGGCTGCGCTGGGCGCGATGATGGCTGGCGTAACAGTTGTGGCTTGGTATCCGATTACGCCGTCTTCGTCTCTCTGCGAGACGTTGATCGATTACATGGGCAAGTACCGAGTCGACAAGGAGACTGGCAAGGCAACTTTTGCCGTCGTACAGGCCGAGGATGAAATTGCGGCAATTGGAATGACTCTTGGTGCGGGCTGGGCCGGCGCGCGAGCGATGACGTCGACGTCAGGTCCTGGGATTTCATTAATGGCGGAGTTCACGGGGCTTGGCTACTATGCGGAAGTTCCGGCCGTAATCTTCGACGTGCAGCGGGTTGGTCCCTCCACAGGGCTACCGACTCGAACTGCCCAAGGCGACATCCTATCCACCGCGGTTCTGTCTCATGGTGATACGAAGCACTTACTTCTTTTGCCGTCTTCGGTGGCCGAATGTTACTCGATGAGTTTAAAGGCCTTTGACCTAGCCGAGCGCTTCCAGACGCCTGTGTTTGTGATGAGTGACCTTGACCTTGGAGTGAATAGCTGGATGTCGGAACCATTCGAGTATCCGACTGGGCCGCCCGATCGAGGGAAGTTGCTTGATGCTGAGACGTTAAAACGCCTTAAAGAATGGGGACGGTACAGGGATGTCGATGGTGACGGTGTCGCCTATCGGTCGTTGCCCGGCGACGGGATGCCGGCGTATTTCTGCCGTGGTTCCGGTCACGATGCCGAGGCCCGCTACAGTGAACGGGCCGATGACTATGAAAAAAATCTTAAGCGTCTTGCTACGAAGTTTGAGACCGCTCGTGATGCTGTGCCGGGACCGATCATCGAACGGGAGAGCGAGGGCCCAATTGGCGTATTGGCGTACGGAAGCAGTCACTGGGCGGTGATTGAAAGTTGCGATCAATTGAGCCACGAAGCTGACTTGGACCTGACCTATTGTCGCCTGCGCTCGTTACCTTTTAGCGCCGAGCTTGACGACTTCATCGATCGCTGTGAGCGTGTTTACGTGGTTGAGCAGAATCGTGATGCGCAGATGCTGTCCCTGATGCGCATGGAACTCTCACCCGAGCGTGTAGCTAAGCTGAGAAGCGTGCTGTATTTCGGTGGGCTGCCGCTTGATGCTCGCAGCGTCACCGACATCATTTTAGCTAGTGAAGGGGGCGAACTGGCGCCGACCGCCAGTGCATAA
- the sucD gene encoding succinate--CoA ligase subunit alpha, with amino-acid sequence MAILIDSDSRLLVQGLTGREGSFHAKQSIAYGTTVVGGVTPGKGGTTHEGLPVFDTVSQAVEITGANTSLVFVPPRFAAGAVLEAVGAGVPLVVCISEGIPTLDMVGVLGSIDQTASRLVGPNCPGLISPGLSKAGIIPGHICQKGRIGVVSRSGTLTYEAIHQLTELGLGQSTCIGIGGDPFIGTSFIDALRLFAEDSQTDAVILIGEIGGTAEEEAAVYIKDSFRKPIVGFIAGQTAPPSRRMGHAGAIISGGKGTAVEKMDALVSAGVHVVESPGDLGAEMVRVLGL; translated from the coding sequence ATGGCCATTCTGATAGACAGCGATTCACGACTCCTCGTCCAAGGACTTACTGGACGCGAGGGTAGTTTTCATGCCAAACAGTCAATCGCATATGGCACGACTGTTGTTGGTGGAGTCACGCCTGGTAAAGGTGGAACCACGCATGAGGGCTTGCCAGTGTTCGACACCGTGTCTCAGGCTGTAGAGATAACTGGAGCCAATACTTCTCTAGTATTTGTCCCTCCCCGATTCGCCGCTGGCGCCGTTCTTGAAGCTGTTGGTGCAGGAGTTCCGCTTGTAGTCTGTATAAGCGAGGGCATTCCGACTCTGGATATGGTTGGTGTTCTCGGGTCAATTGATCAAACTGCCTCACGTCTCGTTGGTCCGAATTGTCCCGGGTTGATCTCTCCCGGACTGAGTAAGGCCGGCATCATTCCCGGACATATTTGCCAGAAGGGTCGCATTGGCGTTGTTTCGCGGAGCGGTACTTTGACCTACGAAGCAATCCATCAGCTAACGGAGCTAGGTCTTGGGCAGAGTACCTGTATCGGAATTGGCGGTGACCCGTTCATCGGCACCTCGTTTATTGATGCCCTCCGGTTATTTGCCGAAGACAGTCAAACTGATGCAGTGATTTTGATTGGAGAGATTGGTGGTACGGCTGAAGAGGAAGCGGCGGTCTACATCAAGGACAGTTTTAGGAAACCCATAGTCGGCTTCATTGCCGGTCAGACAGCACCACCGAGTCGTCGGATGGGTCATGCTGGTGCCATTATTTCAGGTGGAAAAGGTACTGCCGTGGAAAAGATGGATGCTTTGGTATCGGCAGGTGTTCACGTCGTAGAAAGCCCTGGCGATCTTGGAGCCGAGATGGTTCGTGTGTTGGGTCTGTGA
- the sucC gene encoding ADP-forming succinate--CoA ligase subunit beta — translation MKIHEYQAKELLRDYGVPIPNGGVVFTSAEARKVAVGLGVDVVVLKAQIHAGGRGKGGGVRLARGPAEVEQIAEELLGMQLVTHQTEPEGRKVSRLLVEEGLEIERELYLGEVLDRVVACPVMMASTAGGVDIEQVAADTPELIKRQKVSSELTVDQARSLAEALKLGDDKQCAEVVELILKLNKVFWENDVSLLEINPLVVTRNGRLLALDAKINFDDSALFRQKHLADLRDLAEEEPLEVEASKHSLNYIKLDGTIGCMVNGAGLAMATMDIIKLAGGEPANFLDVGGGANAEQIRNAFKILLSDRNVEAVLINIFGGILRCDVLAEGVISAVRDLDVQIPVVIRMEGTNVEKGREMLQASGLNFTNVDTMAQAADRVVGLARKH, via the coding sequence ATGAAGATTCACGAATATCAGGCCAAAGAACTGTTAAGGGATTATGGTGTGCCCATTCCCAACGGTGGAGTTGTGTTTACCTCCGCTGAGGCACGAAAGGTCGCAGTGGGATTAGGTGTTGACGTAGTTGTACTCAAGGCTCAAATCCATGCAGGTGGTCGTGGGAAAGGTGGTGGGGTTAGGTTGGCGAGGGGACCAGCCGAGGTTGAGCAAATCGCCGAGGAGCTTCTTGGTATGCAGCTCGTGACCCACCAAACGGAACCAGAGGGACGTAAGGTCAGCCGGCTCTTGGTTGAAGAAGGCCTCGAAATTGAGCGCGAATTGTATCTCGGAGAGGTTCTCGACCGTGTAGTGGCCTGTCCAGTCATGATGGCCAGCACTGCCGGTGGTGTGGATATTGAGCAAGTCGCAGCCGATACTCCAGAGTTGATTAAGCGTCAGAAAGTGTCTAGTGAACTGACTGTGGATCAAGCGAGGAGTCTAGCGGAGGCACTAAAGCTTGGCGACGATAAACAGTGCGCGGAGGTCGTCGAACTGATTCTTAAGCTAAATAAGGTGTTCTGGGAAAACGATGTTTCGCTACTTGAGATCAACCCGCTAGTGGTCACTCGCAATGGACGACTCCTTGCGCTCGATGCCAAGATAAATTTTGATGACAGCGCGCTTTTTCGACAAAAGCATCTGGCCGACCTAAGAGACTTGGCCGAGGAAGAACCACTCGAAGTCGAAGCCTCGAAACACTCACTTAACTACATAAAACTAGACGGCACGATTGGGTGCATGGTTAATGGTGCCGGGTTAGCGATGGCAACGATGGACATTATTAAGCTCGCGGGTGGTGAGCCGGCGAACTTCTTGGATGTCGGCGGTGGTGCTAATGCCGAGCAGATAAGAAACGCCTTCAAGATACTGCTGTCCGATAGGAACGTTGAGGCCGTGCTCATCAATATTTTTGGGGGTATTCTTCGTTGCGATGTCTTGGCCGAAGGCGTCATTAGCGCTGTTAGAGACCTCGACGTTCAGATCCCGGTGGTAATCCGCATGGAGGGTACAAACGTTGAGAAGGGGCGCGAGATGCTTCAAGCGAGCGGCCTGAACTTTACAAATGTGGATACGATGGCTCAGGCTGCCGACCGAGTTGTAGGCTTGGCCCGGAAGCACTAG
- the mdh gene encoding malate dehydrogenase, translating to MNRKVTVIGSGNVGATAARRIATKELADVVLLDILEGIPQGKGLDMLEANPVEGSDACVLGTNDYADTANSDVVVITAGLARKPGMSRDDLLLKNKNIIKDVTENVVKHSPNCILIPVTNPLDAMCQVVFRVSGFPRERVVGMAGILDSARMRAFIAMELGVSVENTHAFVLGGHGDTMVPLPRYSTVAGIPITELMDTATLDALVKRTAAGGGEIVKLLGSGSAYYAPGSAIVEMVEAILKDKKKILPCATFLQGEYGIEGLFIGVPVKLGARGVEEIIQVELTAEEQAALRKSADAVKELVNIIKV from the coding sequence ATGAATCGTAAAGTTACGGTAATTGGTTCCGGGAACGTCGGGGCCACCGCCGCACGTCGCATTGCCACGAAGGAACTGGCCGATGTGGTGCTGCTGGACATTCTTGAGGGGATTCCACAAGGCAAAGGGCTCGACATGCTTGAAGCCAACCCTGTAGAAGGTTCAGACGCTTGTGTGCTAGGCACGAACGACTACGCCGACACAGCGAATTCTGACGTCGTCGTGATCACAGCCGGTCTAGCACGTAAGCCTGGTATGAGTCGCGACGATCTTCTGTTGAAGAACAAAAACATAATTAAGGACGTTACCGAAAATGTCGTCAAGCACTCGCCGAATTGCATTTTGATCCCTGTGACGAATCCACTGGATGCAATGTGTCAGGTGGTATTTCGGGTCAGCGGGTTTCCGCGTGAGCGGGTAGTGGGCATGGCCGGTATTCTGGATTCAGCACGGATGCGGGCCTTTATTGCCATGGAACTTGGAGTTTCGGTTGAGAATACCCACGCTTTCGTGCTCGGTGGTCATGGAGACACAATGGTGCCACTGCCTCGGTATTCGACGGTGGCTGGGATTCCGATTACCGAACTCATGGACACTGCGACTCTTGATGCCCTAGTAAAGCGGACAGCGGCGGGCGGGGGCGAGATTGTCAAGCTGCTTGGTAGCGGGAGCGCCTACTATGCGCCGGGTTCGGCGATTGTAGAGATGGTAGAAGCCATTCTTAAAGACAAAAAGAAGATTCTCCCGTGTGCGACCTTCTTGCAGGGCGAATATGGCATCGAAGGTCTTTTTATCGGTGTGCCTGTCAAGTTGGGTGCCCGGGGTGTGGAAGAAATCATTCAGGTTGAATTGACTGCGGAGGAACAGGCGGCGCTCCGGAAGTCGGCCGATGCGGTAAAGGAGCTCGTGAACATAATCAAAGTGTAG
- the icd gene encoding isocitrate dehydrogenase (NADP(+)) yields the protein MSSSLDLTPPSDGAAITLDGGRLIVPDNPIVPFIEGDGTGPDIWEASVRVFDAAVSKAFDGVRHIAWFELLAGEKAKGLVNEWLPKETIEAVKAYKVAIKGPLTTPVGGGIRSLNVTLRQVLDLYACVRPVRYFEGTPAPVRHPERMNVVIFRENTEDVYAGIEWECGSEEALKVVEFLERDMGRKIRPDSGIGIKPISATGSKRLVRMAIRYAVANHRSTLTLVHKGNIMKFTEGAFRDWGYEVATEEFRDSVVTEEEHWNGAKCDGKILVNDRIADSVFQQVLTRTADYDVFATPNLNGDYLSDACAAQVGGLGMAPGANIGDEIGFFEATHGTAPKYAGKDVINPSSVILSGAMMFRHLGWQEAADRIETALARTIQQKKVTYDLARQMDGATKLRTSEFADAIISNM from the coding sequence ATGTCTAGCAGCTTGGATTTGACACCACCCTCCGATGGGGCAGCAATTACCCTTGACGGAGGCCGACTGATTGTTCCTGATAACCCAATTGTACCTTTCATCGAAGGTGATGGAACGGGTCCAGACATCTGGGAGGCGAGCGTCCGTGTGTTTGATGCCGCGGTATCCAAAGCGTTTGATGGTGTTCGCCATATTGCTTGGTTCGAACTTCTTGCTGGCGAAAAGGCGAAGGGTTTGGTCAACGAGTGGCTTCCCAAGGAAACGATTGAAGCGGTCAAGGCATACAAGGTTGCAATTAAAGGCCCTTTGACGACCCCGGTTGGAGGCGGCATTCGTAGTCTCAATGTCACTTTACGGCAAGTTCTGGACCTATATGCCTGCGTTCGACCGGTGCGGTACTTTGAAGGCACGCCGGCGCCAGTCCGACATCCAGAGCGGATGAATGTCGTTATTTTCCGGGAGAACACTGAGGATGTCTACGCTGGGATTGAGTGGGAATGCGGCAGTGAGGAAGCGCTGAAGGTTGTCGAGTTTTTGGAACGTGATATGGGTCGGAAAATTAGGCCGGATTCAGGTATTGGGATAAAGCCGATCTCGGCGACTGGTAGCAAACGACTAGTTCGCATGGCAATCCGTTACGCCGTGGCTAACCACCGGAGCACCCTGACGCTGGTTCACAAGGGCAATATCATGAAGTTCACTGAAGGCGCTTTTCGGGACTGGGGCTACGAGGTGGCGACCGAGGAATTCCGGGACTCCGTTGTTACGGAAGAGGAACATTGGAATGGTGCAAAGTGCGACGGAAAAATTCTCGTAAATGATCGGATCGCTGACAGCGTATTCCAGCAGGTCCTTACCCGGACTGCTGACTATGACGTGTTCGCTACGCCGAACCTGAATGGCGATTATTTATCGGATGCCTGCGCGGCCCAAGTAGGCGGTTTGGGAATGGCACCAGGCGCTAACATTGGTGATGAGATCGGGTTTTTCGAGGCGACTCACGGCACGGCGCCGAAGTATGCGGGTAAGGACGTTATAAACCCGAGCTCAGTGATTCTGTCAGGAGCCATGATGTTTAGGCATTTGGGGTGGCAGGAAGCTGCTGACAGGATCGAGACCGCGCTTGCAAGGACGATTCAGCAGAAGAAGGTCACCTACGACTTGGCTCGACAGATGGACGGTGCTACGAAGCTGCGCACCTCGGAATTCGCCGACGCCATTATTTCGAATATGTAA
- the serA gene encoding phosphoglycerate dehydrogenase has protein sequence MGTENISGGTPVKPYPLKIVIADSLPDSAADLLRQMGWKVDARDRRSREKLLHDLKDADGLIVRSNTQVDAELLASAPQLKVIARAGTGVENIDVGAASARGILIINAPGANSVSVAEHTCALMLASGRSIARADTAMKQGQWTKKELVGIELRGKNLGLVGLGRVGQEVAFRGRAFGMHVVAHDPYISEQLARSLDVELLTLDELCVQSDFVSLHLPLTATTRRMFNAKQLAKLKYGSHLINTSRGDLIDESALADAIESGQVGGAGLDVFECEPPIDSRLIALPQVVATPHIAGSTQEAQQLVGAETAAGIRDYLQLGIVQNAVNFPSIPLEELKRLQPFVNLAEKLGAFVAQLATGRTGTVNIRYYGGLTTGTNEPLVGAVLKGLFQTMLSDTITLINARSVAEGRGVDVVESRSPRPRNFTSLMSVKLNTSNGELWVEGAIFEHGGARIVLLDGVEIEAGLEGTHIVIRNLDEPGVVGAVGSILAKCGVNIARFALGRGPAGAVSVISIDDSMDSGNRELDEGLLDTLRAVPAIKSAQLVRI, from the coding sequence ATGGGAACTGAGAACATATCGGGTGGGACACCCGTCAAGCCCTACCCGCTTAAGATTGTTATTGCCGATAGCCTGCCTGATTCCGCTGCCGATTTACTTCGTCAGATGGGCTGGAAAGTTGACGCTCGTGATAGAAGATCACGTGAGAAACTACTGCACGATCTGAAAGACGCGGATGGCCTGATCGTGCGAAGCAACACCCAGGTGGACGCCGAACTACTGGCCTCAGCACCCCAACTGAAGGTCATTGCACGTGCAGGCACAGGCGTTGAGAACATCGACGTTGGAGCTGCCAGCGCCCGAGGAATTCTCATTATCAACGCTCCCGGTGCGAACAGCGTCAGTGTCGCCGAACACACCTGTGCACTCATGCTTGCCTCAGGACGTTCCATTGCCCGCGCCGATACGGCGATGAAGCAGGGTCAATGGACAAAAAAAGAACTGGTAGGTATAGAGCTGCGCGGTAAGAATCTCGGCCTAGTCGGATTGGGTCGGGTTGGACAGGAAGTTGCATTTCGTGGCCGCGCCTTCGGTATGCATGTTGTTGCTCATGATCCTTATATCTCGGAACAGCTGGCGAGAAGTCTCGACGTCGAACTACTAACCCTCGACGAGCTATGCGTCCAATCCGATTTCGTGAGCCTTCATCTACCTCTAACAGCCACAACCCGTCGGATGTTCAACGCTAAGCAACTGGCCAAACTTAAATACGGTTCACACCTCATTAACACTTCTCGTGGCGACCTCATCGATGAGTCCGCATTAGCGGATGCTATTGAATCGGGACAAGTTGGTGGTGCTGGGCTCGACGTGTTTGAGTGTGAGCCGCCCATCGATTCCCGTCTCATCGCACTGCCCCAAGTCGTTGCAACACCGCACATTGCTGGCTCTACCCAAGAAGCCCAGCAACTAGTCGGCGCAGAGACGGCCGCAGGAATTCGCGACTATCTCCAACTCGGTATCGTGCAAAACGCTGTCAATTTCCCGTCAATTCCGCTGGAAGAACTCAAGCGGCTCCAGCCTTTTGTTAACCTAGCTGAGAAACTAGGCGCTTTTGTCGCTCAACTGGCGACCGGCAGAACCGGAACCGTGAACATCAGATATTACGGAGGTCTTACCACCGGCACTAATGAACCGCTAGTTGGAGCCGTACTGAAGGGTCTCTTCCAAACAATGCTTTCGGACACGATCACCCTAATCAACGCACGCTCAGTAGCTGAGGGTCGTGGTGTGGACGTAGTCGAGTCACGCAGTCCTCGACCCCGAAATTTCACTAGCCTCATGTCCGTGAAATTAAATACTTCCAACGGCGAGTTATGGGTCGAGGGTGCCATTTTTGAGCATGGCGGGGCCCGTATTGTCCTACTTGACGGTGTTGAAATCGAGGCCGGTCTCGAAGGTACCCACATTGTGATCCGTAATCTCGACGAACCTGGCGTGGTTGGCGCTGTGGGGTCGATCCTAGCTAAATGCGGAGTCAACATCGCACGCTTCGCTCTGGGTCGAGGTCCGGCCGGGGCAGTTTCCGTTATTAGCATCGATGATTCGATGGATTCCGGTAACCGTGAATTAGATGAGGGACTTCTCGACACGCTCCGGGCTGTGCCAGCCATCAAGTCGGCCCAACTGGTGCGGATTTAG
- the kdsB gene encoding 3-deoxy-manno-octulosonate cytidylyltransferase translates to MVTFVVHPSTTFSSLKTLTKSSIVAIIPARYASSRLPGKALIDLAGKPMIEHVYRRASSVPELDAVIVATDDDRIISAVLGFGGHAERTQSTHRSGTERVAEVAARLPCAIVVNIQGDEPLIEPSMIKEALEMVRSEPSVQMCTLRRQITEPAELANPSIVKVVVDSHGDALYFSRHKIPHSVSPVEPIFYKHIGLYVYRRHLLLELATLPPMPLETAESLEQLRVLEHGYTIRTVEAKSDSFGVDTPEDVERVRRSLT, encoded by the coding sequence GTGGTAACATTCGTCGTGCACCCTTCAACAACCTTTAGTTCCCTCAAGACTCTCACCAAGTCTTCGATCGTCGCTATCATCCCTGCTCGTTACGCGTCCTCACGACTTCCAGGAAAAGCACTCATCGACCTCGCCGGTAAACCGATGATTGAGCACGTCTACAGGCGTGCATCTTCGGTTCCAGAACTTGATGCAGTCATCGTCGCAACTGACGACGACCGGATTATCAGTGCCGTTCTGGGTTTCGGTGGGCACGCCGAGAGGACTCAGTCAACCCATCGCTCTGGCACAGAACGAGTTGCTGAAGTCGCCGCGAGATTGCCCTGCGCCATCGTTGTCAACATACAGGGCGATGAACCGCTCATCGAACCTTCGATGATTAAGGAAGCACTTGAAATGGTTCGTTCTGAGCCATCAGTGCAAATGTGCACACTGCGTAGACAAATTACAGAACCCGCAGAGTTAGCGAATCCGAGTATCGTGAAGGTCGTCGTCGATAGTCACGGAGACGCCTTGTACTTCTCTCGACACAAGATCCCTCATTCAGTGTCCCCTGTGGAACCGATTTTCTATAAACATATCGGGCTCTACGTTTATAGGAGACATCTCCTACTCGAGTTGGCAACATTGCCACCCATGCCACTTGAAACCGCCGAGTCGCTTGAACAACTTCGCGTACTGGAACACGGCTACACAATCAGGACCGTTGAGGCAAAGAGTGATTCATTTGGAGTTGACACACCCGAAGATGTCGAACGGGTTCGTCGGTCTTTGACCTAA
- a CDS encoding CTP synthase — protein MTEPSQDRKERPTKYIFVTGGVVSSLGKGLAAASLGCLLEGHGHKVTMLKFDPYVNVDPGTMSPYQHGEVYVTNDGAETDLDLGHYERFTSTITTRNHNWTTGKIFLSVINKERRGDYLGRTVQIIPHITDEIKRNIRGVSDEADVVLVEVGGTVGDIESQPFLEAIRQMRQDVGRENTLYVHLTLVPFIGTAGEVKTKPTQHSVRDLRAIGIQPDILLCRTDRILETEIKKKIALFCDVSEEAVITARDVDNIYKVPLVLAAEGLDRIALKHLNLSNERRNMRAWEDLVNRIQHPKDNLTICVVGKYVGYEDSYKSLNEAVYHAGFKHGLKIKIKCIESEELEVPDGEQLLDDADGILVPGGFGDRGSRGMMCATRIARERLIPYFGICYGFQWAAVEFARNVCGLRDADSTECSPNTPHKVIYKLRDLLGVDDLGGTMRLGAYACELTADSKSFAAYGKRQISERHRHRYEFNREYEQPLAEHGLRIAGQSPDGKFVEVLELPEHPWYVAVQFHPEFKSKPLQPHPLFDHFVGASYQHKRGISSQTETAPSLAK, from the coding sequence GTGACCGAGCCTTCGCAGGATAGGAAAGAACGGCCAACTAAATACATTTTCGTGACGGGTGGCGTGGTGTCATCCTTAGGTAAAGGATTGGCCGCAGCGTCACTGGGTTGCTTGCTCGAAGGGCACGGGCACAAGGTAACGATGCTGAAGTTCGATCCTTACGTCAATGTCGATCCCGGAACAATGAGCCCATACCAGCACGGTGAAGTGTATGTCACCAACGACGGCGCAGAAACCGACCTAGATCTCGGACACTATGAGCGCTTCACCAGTACGATCACGACACGTAATCACAATTGGACAACCGGAAAAATTTTCCTGTCTGTAATTAATAAAGAGCGCCGAGGTGATTATCTCGGTCGCACCGTGCAGATAATCCCACACATCACTGATGAGATTAAGAGAAACATTCGTGGTGTCTCCGACGAGGCTGACGTCGTTCTCGTGGAGGTCGGCGGGACTGTCGGCGACATCGAGAGCCAGCCTTTCCTCGAAGCAATCCGTCAAATGCGTCAGGACGTAGGTCGCGAAAACACCCTTTACGTCCACTTAACATTAGTGCCCTTTATTGGCACAGCAGGTGAAGTCAAGACCAAGCCAACCCAGCACAGTGTTCGCGATCTTCGTGCTATTGGCATTCAACCCGACATTCTGCTATGTCGAACTGACCGGATACTCGAAACCGAAATTAAGAAGAAAATCGCTCTGTTCTGTGACGTCAGCGAAGAAGCCGTTATCACGGCACGGGATGTTGACAACATTTACAAGGTGCCCCTCGTCCTCGCAGCTGAAGGACTTGACCGCATAGCTCTTAAACATCTCAACCTATCTAACGAGCGGCGTAACATGCGGGCGTGGGAAGACCTCGTGAATCGGATTCAGCACCCAAAAGACAACCTGACGATCTGCGTGGTTGGTAAGTACGTGGGCTACGAGGATTCCTATAAGAGTCTAAACGAAGCGGTCTACCACGCGGGCTTTAAGCATGGTTTAAAGATTAAGATTAAATGCATTGAATCCGAAGAGCTTGAGGTTCCCGACGGCGAACAATTACTAGATGACGCTGATGGCATTCTTGTGCCCGGTGGTTTTGGAGATCGTGGTAGCCGAGGCATGATGTGCGCTACTCGAATTGCCCGAGAACGATTAATTCCCTATTTTGGGATCTGTTACGGCTTCCAGTGGGCCGCAGTGGAGTTCGCACGAAACGTTTGTGGCTTACGGGACGCGGATTCCACTGAGTGCTCACCTAATACACCGCACAAGGTTATCTACAAATTACGCGATCTCCTCGGAGTGGATGATTTGGGTGGAACCATGCGGCTCGGTGCGTACGCTTGTGAGCTCACAGCCGACTCAAAGTCGTTCGCGGCCTACGGTAAGCGTCAGATTAGCGAACGGCACCGCCACCGGTACGAATTCAACCGCGAATATGAGCAACCACTAGCGGAACATGGTCTACGAATAGCTGGACAATCTCCCGATGGTAAATTCGTTGAGGTACTCGAATTGCCAGAACATCCGTGGTACGTGGCAGTCCAGTTTCACCCAGAATTTAAGTCGAAGCCCCTCCAGCCACACCCCCTGTTCGACCACTTCGTTGGTGCTAGCTACCAGCATAAACGGGGTATCTCAAGCCAAACCGAAACCGCTCCATCCCTGGCTAAATGA